The Scatophagus argus isolate fScaArg1 chromosome 4, fScaArg1.pri, whole genome shotgun sequence DNA window GTTCAGTTGCTCCAATCAATCTTCTTACATGAAATaccaacacataaacacaacacacaattaCAACTCAGTACTTACAGCTGCAACTGTTAACATATCAAACACTTTGGTGCAATAACGCCAGGCGTTTGCATTCCCATACTTGGTCTGACACTCATCTGTGAGACAAAAAAGCACTAATTTATATCAGACAGAATGTGTGATTACTGTTTAGGATGTCCAATTATTAACAGTTCTGTTTGCAGTTGACCAAAAACTGATCAGCAGATAAAATCTCACCATAAAAGCCGTAAACTTGGGTGATCTGTCTGCTCTCGTGGTTACCACGTAGAAGTGTGATACGGTCGGGCCATTTTGCTTTCAGCACCAGCAGGTAGGTGAACGTCTCCAAACTGTAATAGCCTCTGTCAACAAAGTCGCCCTGCAGGTGACAGGTGTTCATTACCAACACTGAGCCAAAGCACCAGGTCAATAGAATGCATTAAGATAGATGCCTCTCAGGTTCAGAAAAATTTCGATATACAAACCATAAATATGTAATTTGTGTCTGGAACCTGGCCACCAGTTCGGAAGAGCTCACAGAGATCATAAAACTAAGACACAAAAAGACTTAAATGTAGTGTGAGCAAGACATTTTATGTGTACattgataaatataaaaaaacacaagcatacaTGCTCAGTAGTATTATAGCAAACAAATTGTTCTGTGGTACTCTTCTGCAGTCACTGCTTTTTACCTGTCCATGTATGTCACCACATACTGTTACAGGTGTAGAAACAGGCTGAACGTTGgactcctccagcagcaggtcaCACACATAGTCACATAACCTCTGTGTAGatgaaaacataacaaacaGGCAAAAGTGATTCTCGTTCAGCGTTCATTTTGCATCGGTGCCGACTTTTAAATGTGACAACCCCAAAACTACTCCTTGTCAGGAAAAAACCTTGGAAGCATCGCTTAGTTCATTAAACTGTCCAGCAACACTTGATCTAATACATTCATTTCAGGTTACCAGCTCTCTTTTGGCAGGGTAACCTTCTATACCTCTGTGATCCTGAAGTTATGTCTTTAAATGAAGACCTAATTTTGCAATAACATTTTAGATATGCCAAACattagtcgatgtgagggtgAACAAAGTCGCAATAGGCATACAGTGAAAGATTCATTTTATTGTCTATGTAATCCTTCAGTTTTAGGAGAaaagcaaatgaacaaattagGACAAACTCTGCTCAGCCGTCTTAATTGTGATTGGGCTGTGGTTTGACACTGACTCGTTGACTGCCCGAAAACTATGAACTGACTATACTTTGAGTACACCTTGGTTTACCTGTGTTACCAGTTCATTAGAATGCAGCTACTTACACTGAATATCCTGTCACACTCTGGTGatttctacattttttaaatctaaaaggTTGTCTAATATTAAATGCTGAGACCAGAATGTGACCAGATAAGAATATTCACGTCTTTACTGCTGATCAAAAAATACAGGGAGATCGTTTCGACGTAAAGGAGCAATACATTATTCCCACAAACTTCTGAGCTACCTTTTAAGGTGCAAAGTGTGATAAGGAATTTAAAAAGACgttattaattaaaataacgTCCATACTAAATGTGTAATTAACAATAGCCCATCAGAAAACGTCTAAACACGCTGCCTGGCAACAGCTTTCAATGCTCCAGATACATTTTCAGTCCAGACTGGTAATAAACATTCAGCTGTCATCCCACCATAATTTCAGCATCATCAAGTCAGCATGGACAACTAGATATTTTAACGTGATCAGCTCATCTCACTCTCGCTCGATAACATGCTATAGCATAGTTGGACTTGTATTTAACTATTGTTGCAAAGCAATAACAATTTCTTTTAACTGTTCTGACTTCCTGGCCAAGAGATGAAGTCAACAGGCTAAGGTTACTAGCTGGCtaaagctaacgttagctactTACGCTGTTATAACCCAACACAGCAATGAGGTAATGTTACCATTATAGGATCAGTCCGTAacctaaacaaaaacatttctataAAGTCTCGTTTACCTTGAGGTCATTTTCTGGGAGGTATTTACACTGTTTTGCAATCTCTGCATACTTATCCAAATCTAGGGGCGCCATTACGCCTATCTAGCCGTCATGCACAACTTCCTGCAACACTTCGGCGGAGTTCCAAACCTGTTCTTTACTCTTTACTGCCATCTATTGTCTGTATTCAGGAATGGGACTTGGCAGCATTTTAACTTTTGACATATTGGAAACCGAAGCGCAACATCAAAAGCGACATCGGGATATAGATATGAAGCAGGAGTATGTCTTTCTTCCCCATTAATAAATACGAGAATTTATGTTTGTTGGCGAaatgtcattcatttcattgCTTACACCGTATTATTGCGGCGTTATGTCTGACTTGATGCTTGTGCAGTCGATAGATTTCTGGCTGTTATAAGCGTTTTTATAACGTTTATATAATTTTCATAGCGAGTAGCTACAAGTGCTCATTTCAAAAGCTTATTCACTTGACTTAACTAACATGGTAGAATAAAAGCAGAATATAACcaaattaagataaaaaaatattctgctggataaataaagaaacgAATTAATTACATCAGAATTCAAGGTAAATCTATCACAGTAAGCAGGGACGCAGTTGAACATTGTGACCAACTACGCCCACGTTGTAAATGTATGGAAAACCGATGAAGTATACGATACTTATGTCACCTAGAACTTCACAAGCGTCTAGGTAGACACAAAACATACTATTGCTTCCGGTGAGAACAGTCAAAGTAAAGGTTCTAAACTACAAGCGCACTTACACAATGTGGCGTGTGTGATATGTTTTATTGATtggttgattatattttgttcattttcagacGGGTGAGAACGTTTCATAATTTATAACACACCGTGTTTCCATGGGGCTTTACAGTGACTGTCCAAGCAGCGAACGAAAGACCGCCCAGAGGCCCTTTTCCCATTGGCTAACAAGCACGTCAATCTAGGCTGGCGGATGGTAGGTTGCAGAGTAAGTGAAGTGGGACTGTGGTTCATGGGGCAACAAACAGCAGCGTACGCCGGCGGTGGACATCAATGGTGGAGTATTCAGGGACGGGTCTGAGAGAGACCATTACTGGAGTTTACATGGAGAGCTGAAACAGAATATGAGATTAACATCCTTAATGATGTACATATCTCCGGTTCTGCTGgttattttgtatatatatattggatTTTCCGAAGCTGCACCTCGCATCAGCTCCTATGATGCGTCGCCTATATCCAGGAAGCCCGATTCAGCCTCCGACACCTGGGAGACCTTCCACACCGACATGCCTCGTACTTTACCCGAGAGCACGTCAGCTCTCGGTCCTCTAACCGAACTCACACCGTCGCCTGCTATTGTTTCTGCCGGCTCGTCCACTATTACGAGCCCTGTTTCTAAAATTGCAACCACCTTCCAGCCCCCAACAACGGACCCGACGACGACCACCGCTAGCACTGATACCGTCCCCGATACTGGGATTATTTCAGccacaaaagaacaaatatcAGCGCTGCTTTCCAGAGTAATCGGCGCACGCAAAAGATCTACCGATGCCCAAACATCACTTTTTGCTCCAGAGAAAATGCTACAGACCGTGGTGTCCATGGTTTCCCAGCGCACCGCAAACGATGCTTGGGCTGCAGATAACATTGGCACATCTGTTACCTCAATAGAGAGTCGTCAAGGTGAGAACCTTTCGAACGAAATAGCTACCAGGGACGGTGAAAACAAAACGAATCCGATTTTATTAGCCTTTGTTAACGACGCAGTCTCAAAAATAGACGTTGGCTGGAAAATTCTGGGTTGCGTGTAACACATTCATGTTGAGAAGATGAGTTTGTGAAGAAGCCATGTCTAATGTGGGCTGTTGAAAGGATAGGGTGGTCGCACGGTGAATTTGACGCAGAGAGCTACCAAATTAAACCAGATTACAACAATGGACAGCCCCCCTCTTGTAGCATGGTGTACCCCTTGGGAAAACCACCAAATCTTTATCTTGAAAAACAGTATTCATGCACAGTTTGTctattgttgattttgttttgtagtcTATACTGTATAATATTCCAGAGGCCTTTTTGTTATAGAATCAGTGTGCCTGTTACTGTGGGCTGGAAAGGGTGGGGGGTGTCGTTGTTCAGGCAGTTTATCCAATCCGTTAGTGCAAACACACTCGTGATCCCTTTGTGTTAGATTAGACATGTTTGATATTGACTGGAAATCACAAATAGCTGCTCAGATAGCTGCTCTATCGCCTCTATTGTTGTTTCAATGGAACATACATAACGAGGCCACCCAACCAAAATGGCCAGGCAGGCCAAGCCATGAATGAGCAATGACAGTGGAGCCCCTCCTCTCACACCTCACACATCCCAGTATCCATGTGGATGTGTTGTTCTCCAGTCatgcagcagcaaacactgaGGGATCCTGcccaaaatgtttctttattggTTGGGAAAGCCTGCTGAAGCTAAAGGTATTGGTTTCAGAGCATGGTCTTCCTTTCTCTGAGGAGAGCAAGCTTATTACTTTTTCTTAAACTATCCATGCAGGAAGTGGAGTTTGCCATCTTGTTTGAGATTACGAAGAATACATTAATATCTTTCTTTTCACTTATTGTTTCTCAAAATGCCATTATTTTTCTTCCGTTTACTACCTTACTGGCAGCATTAGTCTCAGTCGTAGGAGGAGTATTCCTGCAAAAATGCCAGACATTgattgttttcagctttttattGTCACGATTTGCTGCTGTTAAGTGACAGTTAACTGAATCTATTTGGATTTTGTACCATCTGTCAGATAAAACGGGAAATATGAAGACAGTGGACTCGAGCGATTTTACACCATTTTCTAAAATTTTATTGACCAAACATTAAAATAGTTACGGAAATGAAGAGTGATAGACAAATATACAAATTAACAGTTTGTATGTATACACTCACATATTgagtaaatgataaaataactgGTAGTTGCAGCCCAGTAAATGATTATAATGCTTAAATTAGTTGatgtatttttgtcatttttggagATGAATTGACCTTTCATGTTTATGCAATTTGCCTCTGGAAATCAGTCAAAATGAATTCTGCTCCTTTGGGTGAGATCATGCATGAAAGCTTTACTGTGCCTTATTGAAAGTACATATCAGGAACCTCAGCACTCTTTATTGTTTGACAATAAAGGTTACTCACACGATAATATCACGTCAACGCCACCTGGGTTAACCTCGCCCAGCTGCAAATATGCATTCTTCTGTAGTGCAGATGGGTGTTAGGTGTGTTTTTACATAGTTCAGGGTTCCCTCTCTTTGAAACATGTTTCAGTATCTTCAGTCAACCTTGCTTGCTTGACGCTGAAATCAAAATTGAAAGTACAGCAATTGTTTCCATCCAGGGGCACCTCCCAcaactgttgttttctctgtagcagcacagacagacgaGTGGGGAATTAGACAACAGACGAGTTTTGAGACATGACTTGTTCTGAACAGCCTGCTGCTGCCCATGTCTTAGTACCAGTCATGCTGTCACACCATTTTACAGCAGTCCCATAGATAGAGGAGAGGCGAACTTTGCCTGTGCTTCCCCCTTTCCTCTCCACTTCACACAGGTCCAGTCTAATCTACATCAAACCTGTTGTGTGGCTTTACAGTTCGCCCGTATCCCACACCTAGAGGAAGTGAGACTggctttaaaactgaaatgcagcatgtgtgtgtgtgtgtgtgtgatatacaTTCACTAGATCTCAGGCGTGATTAGTGCTGGCAGTTCTTCAGTGGACGTCACTGTAGCAAAGGGTCTGACAGCATACTCCACTGGTTTGCATAAGCCTGCATCAGCCTCCTTTAGgtaacagagaaagaggagcatAATCCGAGTGTCTATCTGTGTGCATGCCTTATATGGAAAGTGTTTGTATTTTGCTCTTGCATCTGTTATCTGTCTGTTTCCATTGTCTGGCAGCTGAGCACTGAGTGGAGACATACAGTCAGGGATTCAGTCATCACTCACCACACCTAGCCTGACATCAGATAAATAACAGATTGCCACTCTGTACACTATAAGGTCATCCACATGCCTGTCATTACATCCTGTTTTTAACTGTACAAAGCCCATCTTTGGCAACACAGCAGGACTCAGGTTTACTGGGTTTATATCATCTTATGTTGTACGCTGACATAAAGGTCACGTCATCATATGCAAAATTACATCAGCTAGTTAAAATGGGCCCGATGCCAATGTGgtctttttaaaatcattaatcCTCATACTGACAATCACAAAGAATGTTTAATGTGCAATAGAGTGCATAGAAGATGCTCATGACAGGAAAGGCAGCCTTTCTGAGTTCTTTGGTGAGAGAAATATGGGCGAGGAAAGTGAATTGGCAGCTTTCAATATTTGTTTAGCATGTTGTACTAGCTTACAGTGGCCCATGATGCAGGAAGACTGTGAATGAACTCGGCAGCTTTACGTAATGGTATGGTCACATAAGCTCACTatctaatttcattttcttgcacTCTGtcccaaaaaaaaatcaatgcaatCTTCCAGGTTCAgtgtattattgtatttaagAGGGTGATGGTTTATCACAAGAAAACAGCTACCAAATGAATTAATCTTTCAGATATTTTAACAGAGTAATTGCTTATGCTTCCTGTTCAAAGTATCTTCTtcgtttgttgtttttttttcacacaaaagtCCCTAACCAAAACCATAATCTAAATTGagcaaataaacagagaaaaaaaagtagcaaatcTGAAACCACAGAACTGTTTCCACACTTTTTTGAATagctaaataaataatctgTCGGCCAAGTGGttcatgttcatttgtttttgttttttgtttttttgaaatatgaatcagataaagtaaaataaaaagtaaataagcTTATGTTGTTCAGATTTTTGTCAATGCTAGTGCACCTCATGCAGTATTTCCCATTTCTCTCTCCTATTCACTGTGACATGCCCCCTTTTATCCACCCAGGGGGACTCTGTAACTGCAGCAGTGGTAGTGAGGGGATTTTGGATCCGGACGAGTGTGATCACATCACcggtcagtgtttgtgtctgtcgGGCTACACTGGTCTGCAGTGTGAGGACTGTGAGGAGGGATTCTTCACCAACGGCACCAGCGGCTGCCTGACCTGCGCCTGTGACTCCTTTGGCGCAGTGAACCACCTCTGTGACAGGTCAGGctgctttctctgctttctgtatGGTTGAAGTAACACACCACCATTGCTGGAGGtatgtgtttgttgtgtcagCATACTATAACTGAGACCTGGCTGATGAGTGTTTGTCCTAGCTCTAATAAACTGGACTGAAGCTCTATAGAATGCTTTGCGAAATAAATTCCAACGTTGCTCTTTCTCTGATAGATGTGTAAATCAGCAACTGTTTACAGCATGTTCCACTGCCCCCAaattgacaaaaacaaagatcaaTGCAACTCTTGATCCTGGGCCCGAGGTCCAGCCTTTCACAAAGTTTAAATGTAATCAGACAGCAAATAACAATAAGAACACAATCTTGTTGAGGAACTTCCGCTAAACTAGCATTAGCTGTGGTTAGCAGTTGCATTATCGGTATCAGACATGTAGTATTTACTGAGAAATCATGTGATTAGATGAAGATAACAAAACTGACTAGTAACTAAAGAAATTAAGAAACAGAAATTATTATGTTTAGGTACAACTAAGATCGATTATAATGTTGGGATTAGGCTTGCTTAGGTATAATATTGCAGATGGGTTAATTGGATCTTAAtacactgctgtgtgctgccacttctgttttactgttttgctgGAATATTGCTGCTGACATTGGTTGAACTTGGATTtaatctgcatttttaaaaaaaagcatgtgacTGGATTTGCTTGGACAATCAACCTTAAGCGCTATGCAAGCACACTGAATGTTCACTTAGGCTTCATGAGTAAATGAGCATCAGACTGCAGTTTATGACTGACAGCCCACCACGGCATTCTGCAGAGCGTGGGAAAAACAAGACGGCTAATTGTGCCACTGTGATCTAAACTTGGGTTTTATCAGTTGGTTGATATTTATTTTGAGCATGAGTGTATATTTTCAGGGTTCTCTCATTTGAAGCCTTATTGTATTCATTATGTGTTGGGTGGATTTTAATGACAGACAGGCATATGGATGATGTACATGCACAAGGCTTCAGCTTTTTAAGTGAGTGCTATCTTTCgcagcacaaagcacaaacaaattATCCACAGTGAATTAGTGTTTGTTATCTCATAAAGACACAGCCAAATATTCTGGTGTTTAgtgtttttcagtcattatgTTCATCTTAACTCTATAGCCCTGCAGAATCATTATTATGCCTATTGAGTCTGACTTGCATGCCTCCCTGAAGCCAGCACAATGTTCAGACCCTGTTTAGTCCTCAAATTCAAAGCCAGAGAACTCACAGCAGGCCTTACATGCAGCTTCTCTGTGATTTGGAAAAgaggccgtgtgtgtgtgtgggttaggAACGTGTAAAAATAGAGGCTGTACTTTCTGCCCCCAACCATGAAAAagaatgctgctgctgcttgagtCAGTGTCCAGCGTGTGGAAAATTTGTGCTGTCATGCTCTGAAAAATACGTCACAGGCTTACATAAGATAACTCTTAATCGGTGTGGCCCATCACAGCGCAAgaatgtattttcatgtttaagtCTAAAGTGCAGTGTCTAGAGACt harbors:
- the LOC124057615 gene encoding serine/threonine-protein phosphatase 6 catalytic subunit, translated to MAPLDLDKYAEIAKQCKYLPENDLKRLCDYVCDLLLEESNVQPVSTPVTVCGDIHGQFYDLCELFRTGGQVPDTNYIFMGDFVDRGYYSLETFTYLLVLKAKWPDRITLLRGNHESRQITQVYGFYDECQTKYGNANAWRYCTKVFDMLTVAALMDEQILCVHGGLSPDIKTLDQIRTIERNQEIPHKGAFCDLVWSDPEDVDTWAISPRGAGWLFGAKVTNEFVHINNLKLICRAHQLVHEGYKFMFDEKLVTVWSAPNYCYRCGNIASIMVFKDANTREPKLFRAVPDSERVIPPRTTTPYFL